From a single bacterium genomic region:
- a CDS encoding sugar ABC transporter permease, translating to MPTTVAQPHVPAARHTHSLLENERSLGLLLMLPGALLLVVFMAYPFFLGLWLSVTDSTIGHAGRFVAFRNFTDLLGDSIFRQTARNTFIYALVTVPFKLLLGLGLALVLNAPIPFRNAVRAGVLMPFIVPTALSSLGWLMIFDPIFSPISWLLRHWGLIARNINFLGGPVLAIVSVMIANIWRGTPFFGVTILAGLQAVPAELHDAAAIDGAGAWHRFRNVTLPIITGVMLISTLFSIIMTFADFQLIYILTKGGPANETHIFGTYAYQIGLSATEIGQGAAIALYMFPLLAVLAVLLLRYLRRDVA from the coding sequence GTGCCCACGACGGTTGCACAACCGCACGTGCCGGCGGCGCGTCACACGCATTCGCTCTTGGAAAACGAGCGGAGCCTCGGGCTCCTCCTCATGCTGCCCGGAGCGCTGCTGCTGGTCGTCTTCATGGCCTACCCGTTCTTTCTCGGGTTGTGGCTCTCGGTGACGGACAGCACGATCGGACACGCCGGCCGGTTCGTCGCGTTCCGCAACTTCACCGACCTGCTCGGCGACAGCATCTTTCGGCAGACGGCGCGGAACACGTTCATCTACGCCTTGGTCACCGTCCCGTTCAAACTCCTGCTGGGCCTGGGCCTCGCGCTGGTGCTGAACGCCCCCATCCCGTTTCGCAACGCGGTGCGGGCCGGCGTCCTCATGCCGTTCATCGTGCCGACGGCGTTGAGCAGCCTGGGGTGGCTCATGATCTTCGACCCAATCTTCAGCCCCATCTCCTGGCTGCTCCGGCACTGGGGGCTCATCGCCCGCAACATCAATTTCCTCGGCGGCCCCGTGCTGGCCATCGTGTCCGTGATGATCGCCAACATCTGGCGGGGCACGCCGTTCTTTGGGGTGACCATTCTCGCGGGCCTGCAGGCCGTGCCGGCGGAACTCCACGATGCGGCCGCGATCGACGGCGCCGGCGCCTGGCACCGGTTCCGCAACGTCACGCTGCCGATCATCACCGGCGTCATGCTGATCAGCACGCTCTTCTCGATCATCATGACGTTCGCCGACTTCCAGCTCATCTACATCCTCACGAAGGGCGGCCCGGCAAACGAAACCCACATCTTCGGCACGTATGCCTACCAGATCGGCCTGAGCGCGACGGAGATCGGGCAGGGCGCCGCGATCGCGCTGTACATGTTCCCGCTCCTTGCGGTCCTCGCGGTGCTGCTGCTGCGGTACCTGCGGCGGGACGTGGCGTGA
- a CDS encoding carbohydrate ABC transporter permease translates to MVGSRSAVRQIFAVYLPLAAFLVFLLAPFYWMAIVSLKPPADLFNLRFNPLWARHFTLNNYVYLFRDTAFATWAKNTLIISTAATILSLVCSVLIGYALARLRFPGSGVMGMSIFLAYLVPPTLLFLPLAQVVGWLRLYNTYWALILTYPTFLIPFGSWLLMGYFRTIPREIEECAQIDGSTRVGTLLRIVLPLSLPGVLSAAIFSFTLSWNEFLYALIFMSSGPLKTIPVGTVSDLIRADVLFWGPLMASAVLGSVPIALIYTFFVEHYVSGLTAGAVKG, encoded by the coding sequence ATGGTCGGCAGCCGGAGCGCGGTGCGGCAGATCTTCGCGGTGTACCTGCCGCTCGCCGCCTTTCTCGTCTTCCTCCTGGCGCCGTTCTACTGGATGGCGATCGTCTCGCTCAAGCCGCCGGCCGACCTGTTCAATCTGCGGTTCAACCCGCTGTGGGCGCGGCACTTCACGCTCAACAACTACGTGTACCTCTTTCGCGACACCGCCTTTGCGACGTGGGCCAAGAACACGCTGATCATCTCGACGGCGGCGACCATCCTGTCGCTCGTCTGCAGCGTCCTGATCGGGTACGCGCTGGCGCGCCTGCGGTTTCCGGGCAGCGGTGTGATGGGGATGTCGATCTTCCTGGCCTACCTCGTGCCGCCGACGCTGTTGTTCCTGCCGCTCGCCCAGGTCGTCGGCTGGCTGCGCCTGTACAACACCTATTGGGCGCTCATCCTCACGTACCCGACGTTTCTCATTCCGTTCGGCTCCTGGCTGCTGATGGGCTACTTCCGGACCATCCCGCGAGAGATCGAGGAATGCGCGCAGATCGACGGCAGCACCCGCGTGGGCACACTCCTCAGGATCGTGCTGCCGCTCTCGCTGCCGGGCGTGCTCTCGGCCGCGATCTTCTCGTTCACGCTCTCGTGGAACGAGTTCCTCTACGCCCTCATCTTCATGTCGTCGGGACCGCTGAAGACGATTCCCGTCGGCACCGTCAGCGACCTCATCCGGGCCGACGTGCTGTTTTGGGGTCCGCTGATGGCCTCGGCGGTGCTCGGGTCCGTCCCGATCGCCCTCATCTACACGTTTTTCGTGGAGCATTACGTCTCCGGCCTCACCGCGGGCGCGGTGAAAGGCTAG
- a CDS encoding alkaline phosphatase family protein, with translation MRINAQQLHPATRHRRPRIVCRFRRAVLAVLGTALSALLPWGLPAGWLQETPAADLGGIHKIQHVVVIMQENRSFDAYFGTYPGADGIPMRQGVCVPDPRAGGCAKPFHDSRDLNRGGPHGAANAAADIDGGKMDGFIAQAVRTGRCRNVFDPTCAGSAAAPDVMGYHDAREIPNYWTYAREFVLQDRMFEPNASWSLPEHLFMVSEWSARCATGDPMSCVNELQSPDRLGGRRSPGTRAPNYAWTDLTYLLHKAGIRWAYYVAEGTQPDCDNDAASCPPKPQRAGTPEIWNPLPWFATVRNDGELRNIQTVPHFFEAARGGTLPAVSWVVPNGRTSEHPPALVSAGQTYVTSLINAVMQGPDWNSTAIFLAWDDWGGFYDHVAPPTIDENGYGLRVPGLVISTYARRGYIDHQVLSFDAYVKFIEDDFLGGRRIDPRTDGRPDRRPTVREDAPQLGNLAADFDFTRPPRPPLVLPLKPSPGSASAGP, from the coding sequence ATGCGGATCAACGCCCAACAACTCCACCCGGCCACCAGGCACCGCCGTCCGCGGATCGTCTGCCGGTTCCGCCGGGCGGTCCTCGCCGTTCTCGGAACGGCGCTGAGCGCGCTGCTGCCGTGGGGACTGCCGGCCGGCTGGCTCCAGGAGACGCCCGCCGCGGATCTCGGCGGCATCCACAAGATCCAACACGTCGTCGTCATCATGCAGGAGAACCGCTCGTTCGACGCTTACTTCGGCACCTACCCCGGCGCGGACGGCATTCCGATGCGGCAGGGGGTGTGCGTGCCCGATCCGCGGGCCGGCGGGTGCGCGAAGCCGTTTCACGATTCGCGCGACCTCAACCGCGGCGGCCCGCATGGCGCGGCCAATGCCGCGGCGGACATCGACGGCGGTAAGATGGACGGGTTCATCGCCCAGGCGGTCCGGACCGGGCGGTGCCGCAATGTCTTCGATCCGACCTGCGCCGGCAGCGCCGCCGCGCCGGATGTGATGGGCTACCACGATGCGCGGGAGATCCCGAACTACTGGACCTACGCGCGCGAGTTCGTGTTACAAGATCGCATGTTCGAGCCCAACGCCTCGTGGAGCCTGCCCGAGCATCTGTTCATGGTCTCGGAGTGGTCGGCGCGGTGCGCGACCGGCGATCCGATGAGCTGCGTGAACGAGCTCCAGAGTCCCGACCGGCTTGGAGGCCGGCGCAGTCCCGGCACGCGCGCGCCCAACTACGCGTGGACGGACCTGACGTACCTCCTGCACAAGGCCGGCATCAGGTGGGCGTACTACGTCGCCGAGGGCACTCAGCCGGACTGCGACAACGACGCGGCCAGTTGTCCCCCCAAGCCGCAGCGCGCCGGGACGCCCGAGATCTGGAATCCGCTGCCGTGGTTTGCGACGGTGCGGAACGACGGCGAGCTGCGGAACATTCAGACCGTCCCGCACTTCTTCGAGGCCGCGCGCGGCGGAACGCTGCCCGCCGTGTCCTGGGTCGTGCCGAACGGCCGCACGAGCGAACACCCGCCGGCCCTCGTCAGCGCGGGCCAGACGTACGTCACGAGTCTGATCAACGCGGTCATGCAGGGACCGGACTGGAACAGCACCGCGATCTTCCTGGCCTGGGATGATTGGGGCGGCTTCTACGACCACGTCGCACCGCCGACGATCGATGAGAACGGCTACGGTCTCCGCGTGCCGGGGCTGGTGATCAGCACCTACGCCCGCCGCGGCTACATCGACCACCAGGTGTTGAGCTTCGACGCCTACGTGAAATTCATCGAGGACGATTTTCTCGGCGGCCGGCGCATCGATCCGCGGACCGACGGCCGGCCCGACCGCCGTCCGACCGTCCGCGAAGACGCCCCGCAACTCGGGAACCTCGCGGCGGACTTCGACTTCACGCGGCCGCCGCGCCCGCCGCTGGTGCTCCCGCTCAAGCCGTCGCCCGGATCGGCCTCGGCCGGCCCGTAG
- a CDS encoding SDR family oxidoreductase — MAEERRWALILGASSGFGEATSLELAAAGYDIIGVHLDRKGTMPHVEDVIGGIRAAGRAAVFFNVNAADPERRVEVLARAREEAGTGGAVGVLLHSLAFGNLRPYIAETAADAITPAQMDMTLSVMAHSLVYWTQDLVHSGLMRRGGKIFAMTSAGGTRVLPNYGAVSAAKAALESHIRQLAMELAPRDITINAIRAGVTDTPALRKIPGNEAIVEQALRRNPSGRLTTTRDVARAIAALCGPGTEWMTGNVIGVDGGEDVIG; from the coding sequence ATGGCGGAAGAACGTCGTTGGGCCTTGATCCTCGGCGCGAGCAGCGGCTTCGGCGAGGCGACGAGCCTCGAGCTCGCCGCGGCCGGCTACGACATCATCGGCGTCCACCTGGACCGCAAGGGCACGATGCCGCACGTCGAGGACGTGATCGGCGGGATCCGCGCCGCGGGGCGCGCGGCCGTGTTCTTCAACGTGAACGCCGCGGACCCCGAGCGCCGCGTCGAAGTGCTCGCGCGCGCCCGCGAGGAGGCGGGCACGGGCGGCGCGGTCGGGGTGCTGCTCCACTCGCTCGCGTTTGGCAACCTGCGCCCGTACATCGCCGAGACGGCCGCGGACGCGATCACCCCGGCGCAGATGGACATGACCCTCTCGGTGATGGCGCACAGCCTCGTCTACTGGACGCAGGACCTCGTGCACTCCGGGCTGATGCGGCGGGGCGGCAAGATCTTCGCGATGACCAGCGCCGGCGGGACACGCGTGCTGCCGAACTACGGGGCGGTCTCGGCCGCCAAAGCAGCGCTCGAGTCCCACATCCGCCAGTTGGCGATGGAACTGGCGCCCCGCGACATCACCATCAATGCGATCCGCGCCGGCGTCACGGATACGCCGGCGCTCCGCAAGATCCCCGGCAACGAGGCGATCGTCGAACAGGCGCTCCGGCGCAACCCCTCGGGCCGCCTCACCACGACGCGGGACGTCGCCCGGGCGATCGCCGCGCTGTGCGGACCGGGCACGGAATGGATGACGGGCAACGTGATCGGCGTGGACGGGGGCGAGGACGTAATCGGTTAG
- a CDS encoding permease, giving the protein MLQIFMHTALGYLREFAEVAVLGFLVAGILNAIVNKAAVARHLGGSIVGANALAATWGFLMPLCCCSGIPTALTLYRSGSHRGPACAFLIAVPWFNWYGLTALVIFLGWRAGLIVSLSAVVVGSLAGVLIDTVIGRSSGVSAAPALPEAGGCTEAGCCDAGPVDSADQRLLDLSNPRDKAKSGARFAFDLLRELGPWMIAGILLGAAIEATVPKELVTTYLGKASLWGILVALVVAGAFYTDSLASLPWVRTLLDKGLGAGSGMILLVAGVGTNLSTLGPVARVMGLRTAVVYAASVVVLTGMLGYLLNRLV; this is encoded by the coding sequence ATGCTACAGATCTTCATGCATACAGCGTTAGGCTATCTTCGGGAGTTTGCCGAAGTGGCAGTGCTGGGTTTCCTCGTCGCCGGGATTCTCAACGCGATTGTCAACAAAGCGGCGGTCGCCCGCCATCTCGGCGGAAGCATCGTCGGCGCGAACGCGCTGGCAGCCACATGGGGATTCCTTATGCCCCTCTGTTGCTGCTCGGGCATCCCCACGGCATTAACCCTCTACCGTTCGGGGAGCCATCGGGGACCCGCCTGTGCGTTTTTGATTGCTGTTCCGTGGTTCAACTGGTATGGTCTAACGGCTCTGGTCATCTTTCTGGGTTGGCGTGCCGGATTGATCGTCTCTCTTTCCGCGGTCGTGGTTGGGTCCTTGGCCGGTGTGCTCATCGATACCGTTATTGGTCGTTCGTCGGGGGTATCGGCCGCCCCCGCGCTTCCCGAGGCCGGCGGATGCACCGAAGCGGGGTGTTGCGATGCCGGCCCGGTGGACTCTGCGGACCAGCGTCTGCTCGACTTATCCAACCCGAGGGACAAGGCAAAGTCTGGAGCACGGTTCGCATTTGACTTGTTGCGGGAGCTTGGCCCCTGGATGATTGCCGGTATCCTGTTGGGGGCGGCAATCGAAGCAACCGTGCCAAAAGAACTTGTCACCACGTATCTTGGGAAAGCGAGCCTGTGGGGAATCTTGGTAGCTCTTGTCGTCGCGGGAGCCTTTTACACTGACAGTCTCGCCTCATTGCCGTGGGTACGAACATTGCTTGATAAGGGACTCGGCGCTGGCAGCGGCATGATCCTGCTGGTTGCGGGTGTGGGGACGAACCTGTCCACGCTTGGCCCTGTTGCTCGGGTTATGGGATTGCGAACGGCGGTCGTCTATGCTGCCAGCGTGGTGGTTCTCACCGGCATGCTCGGCTATCTGCTTAACAGGCTCGTCTAG
- a CDS encoding citrate synthase, which translates to MDSASGAPGHVAEGLKGIVAAESRICFVDGIEGRLIYQGYDIHDLAAHAGFEEVAYLLWHGDLPTRDQLSALQRDLVAARALPDPVLNMLRGFPRAVLPMDALRTAVSALGVYDPETRDDSPAANLRKSVRLTAQLATIVAAIGRCRDGNDPIPPDPSLSHAANFLFMLWGRRPDDTSVKTMEIALILHADHELNASTFAARVTAATLADMHSAITSAIGTLKGPLHGGANEAVMRLLLKIGEPSKVLPAAREMLAGKQKIPGFGHRVYKTEDPRATHLRRMSEELGRRKGELKWFEMSRTLEQFMLSEKKIHANVDFYSASSYYELGIPLELFTPVFAVSRISGWTAHVLEQLADNRIIRPRAEYVGPRNRVYLPIDQR; encoded by the coding sequence GTGGACTCCGCATCCGGGGCGCCCGGCCATGTTGCCGAAGGGCTCAAGGGCATCGTCGCGGCGGAAAGCCGGATTTGCTTCGTCGACGGGATCGAAGGCCGGCTGATCTACCAAGGGTACGACATCCACGACCTGGCCGCGCACGCGGGCTTCGAAGAAGTCGCGTATCTACTGTGGCACGGCGACCTGCCCACCCGCGACCAGCTCAGCGCCCTGCAGCGAGACCTCGTCGCGGCGCGCGCACTGCCCGACCCCGTCTTGAACATGCTGCGGGGGTTTCCCCGCGCCGTGCTGCCGATGGACGCCCTGCGCACGGCCGTGTCGGCGCTCGGCGTCTACGATCCCGAGACGCGCGATGACTCCCCGGCGGCGAATCTTCGGAAGTCGGTGCGGCTGACCGCGCAACTCGCGACGATCGTGGCCGCGATCGGGCGGTGCCGCGATGGGAACGATCCCATCCCGCCCGATCCCTCGCTCAGTCACGCCGCCAATTTTCTCTTCATGCTCTGGGGCCGGCGTCCCGACGACACCAGCGTCAAGACGATGGAGATCGCGCTGATTCTCCACGCGGATCACGAACTGAACGCCAGCACCTTCGCCGCCCGCGTGACGGCGGCGACGCTCGCCGACATGCACTCCGCGATCACCTCGGCGATCGGCACGCTCAAGGGGCCGCTCCACGGCGGGGCCAACGAAGCGGTGATGCGTCTGTTGCTGAAGATCGGCGAGCCGTCGAAGGTCCTCCCGGCCGCCCGCGAGATGCTGGCCGGGAAGCAGAAGATCCCGGGGTTCGGGCATCGGGTCTACAAGACCGAAGACCCGCGCGCGACGCACCTGCGCCGGATGTCCGAAGAGCTGGGCCGGCGCAAGGGCGAGTTGAAGTGGTTCGAGATGTCGCGGACGCTCGAGCAGTTCATGCTGTCGGAGAAAAAGATCCACGCCAACGTGGACTTCTACTCGGCGTCGTCCTACTACGAGCTCGGCATCCCGCTGGAGTTGTTCACGCCGGTGTTTGCGGTGAGCCGGATCAGCGGCTGGACCGCGCACGTGCTCGAGCAGCTGGCCGACAACCGGATCATCCGGCCGCGGGCCGAGTACGTCGGCCCACGCAATCGCGTGTATCTCCCGATCGACCAGCGCTAG
- a CDS encoding ABC transporter substrate-binding protein, with amino-acid sequence MPTRGTRRRTVRWAAGGAAIVLALAGIRVSAAPAKGGTLVAGLDSQPSTLDPHASTAAISYLIASLNTTESLVYQRPDGVIVPWLAAAYTTSPDGRTFTFALRKDVAFSDGAPFNAEAVKWNLDRIVSPGFKAGGALNALLGYTGTTVVNEYTARVTFKEPYAPFLANAAVGVLAMLSPKTTPAQGADVAKRPIGTGPFTVSEYVTQDHITLVRNAAYNRRAPWSDHLGAPYLDRIVWRNIPESGSRNVTVETGETQMIYLYSSPGSALAQLRANKALRIETRPFPGSSYFWWLNVRLAPTDDVQVRRALSYTVNRAAIVGSVYKGLDVIGCGLLSQSLLNDPAACKYYPYNPAKAAQLLNEAGWKMGPNNVRVKGGRPLSVVINSLTYGGGNFPEVELVQGQFLQLGIDARIKSQAAAPWVDDNYRCATNMGSIFLRTNEPDALYALFDSATIGSNFNWSCYSNRDVDALLEQGRSQLDPVKRHALYVRIQHMLLDQAVAIPLMDKLSVWAIRNEVKNVKYNYSSYPALGDAYIQK; translated from the coding sequence ATGCCGACTCGAGGCACGCGGCGGAGAACCGTCCGGTGGGCGGCCGGTGGTGCGGCAATCGTTCTGGCTCTGGCCGGGATCCGGGTGAGCGCGGCGCCCGCGAAAGGCGGGACGCTCGTCGCCGGCCTCGACTCGCAACCCTCCACGCTCGACCCGCACGCGTCGACGGCGGCCATCAGTTACCTGATCGCGAGCCTGAACACGACCGAAAGCCTCGTCTACCAGCGGCCGGACGGGGTGATCGTCCCGTGGCTGGCCGCGGCCTACACGACGTCGCCCGACGGCAGGACGTTCACGTTTGCGCTGCGGAAGGACGTCGCCTTCAGCGACGGCGCGCCGTTCAATGCCGAAGCCGTGAAGTGGAACCTCGACCGGATCGTGAGCCCCGGGTTCAAGGCGGGGGGCGCCCTGAACGCGCTGCTCGGGTATACCGGCACGACCGTCGTGAACGAGTACACGGCACGCGTGACGTTCAAAGAGCCGTACGCCCCGTTCCTGGCCAACGCGGCCGTCGGCGTGCTGGCCATGCTCTCGCCGAAGACCACGCCGGCGCAGGGGGCGGACGTGGCCAAGCGGCCGATCGGCACCGGGCCGTTCACCGTCTCGGAGTACGTCACCCAGGATCACATCACCCTGGTCCGCAACGCCGCCTACAACCGCCGCGCGCCGTGGAGCGACCATCTCGGCGCGCCCTACCTCGACCGGATCGTATGGCGGAACATCCCGGAGAGCGGCAGCCGCAACGTCACGGTGGAGACGGGGGAGACGCAGATGATCTACCTGTACTCGTCGCCCGGGTCCGCGCTGGCGCAGCTGCGGGCCAACAAGGCGCTGCGGATCGAGACCCGGCCGTTCCCCGGCTCCTCATACTTCTGGTGGCTGAACGTCAGGCTCGCACCCACGGACGACGTGCAGGTCCGCCGGGCGCTCAGCTACACCGTCAACCGCGCCGCGATCGTCGGATCGGTCTACAAGGGCCTCGACGTCATCGGCTGCGGCCTGCTCAGCCAGTCGCTGCTGAACGATCCGGCCGCGTGCAAGTACTACCCCTACAATCCGGCGAAGGCCGCGCAGCTGCTGAACGAAGCCGGGTGGAAGATGGGGCCGAACAACGTCCGGGTGAAGGGCGGCAGGCCGCTGTCGGTCGTGATCAACTCGCTGACCTACGGCGGCGGCAACTTCCCGGAAGTCGAGCTGGTCCAGGGCCAGTTTCTGCAGCTCGGGATCGACGCGAGGATCAAGAGCCAGGCCGCCGCGCCCTGGGTCGACGACAACTACCGGTGCGCCACGAACATGGGATCGATCTTCCTCCGCACCAACGAACCGGATGCGCTCTACGCGCTGTTCGATTCGGCCACGATCGGCAGCAACTTCAACTGGTCCTGCTACTCCAACCGCGACGTGGACGCGCTGCTCGAACAGGGCCGCTCGCAGCTCGATCCCGTGAAGCGGCACGCCCTCTACGTCAGGATCCAGCACATGCTGCTGGATCAAGCCGTCGCGATTCCGTTGATGGATAAGCTGTCGGTGTGGGCGATTCGGAACGAGGTGAAGAACGTCAAGTACAACTACTCGTCGTATCCGGCGCTCGGCGACGCCTACATCCAAAAATGA
- the trpA gene encoding tryptophan synthase subunit alpha, translating into MTGPAATAVLPNNRLVQAFERLRAERRCALIPYVMAGDPDVPATERLVETLVASGADAVELGVPFSDPIADGPVNQRAGLRALAQGMGIRPALDLVARLRTRTQAPLVFMTYYNLILRYGPGRFAQDAAAAGLDGLIAADLPPDTAEELTGAARPAGLATVFLAAPTSTPERIRAVAAASTGFVYCVSRTGVTGVRDALPVGLPELVARIRAETATPVCVGFGISRPAQAREVARVADGVIVGSALVQMIEEAPRDLARVGAFVRQLSAAIAER; encoded by the coding sequence GTGACCGGCCCGGCAGCCACGGCCGTGCTCCCGAACAACCGCCTCGTGCAGGCGTTTGAGCGGCTCAGGGCCGAGCGGCGCTGCGCCTTGATTCCGTACGTCATGGCGGGGGATCCCGACGTGCCGGCCACGGAACGCCTCGTCGAGACCCTGGTCGCCTCCGGCGCGGACGCGGTGGAGCTCGGCGTGCCCTTCAGCGATCCGATCGCCGACGGTCCGGTGAACCAGCGCGCCGGCCTTCGCGCCTTGGCGCAGGGGATGGGAATCCGTCCGGCGCTCGATCTCGTCGCGCGGCTGCGGACGCGCACCCAGGCGCCGCTCGTGTTCATGACTTACTATAATCTGATTCTCCGCTACGGACCCGGCCGATTCGCGCAAGACGCCGCGGCCGCCGGCCTCGACGGCCTCATCGCCGCGGATCTGCCGCCCGACACCGCGGAGGAGCTCACCGGCGCGGCGCGCCCCGCGGGGCTCGCGACGGTGTTTCTGGCCGCGCCCACGAGCACGCCCGAGCGGATTCGGGCGGTCGCCGCGGCGTCGACCGGGTTCGTCTACTGCGTGTCGCGGACCGGGGTGACCGGCGTGCGCGACGCGCTGCCCGTAGGCCTCCCCGAGCTCGTGGCGCGGATCCGGGCCGAGACCGCCACCCCGGTCTGCGTCGGCTTCGGCATCAGCCGCCCGGCCCAGGCCCGCGAGGTCGCCCGGGTGGCCGACGGCGTGATCGTCGGCAGCGCGCTCGTGCAGATGATCGAAGAGGCGCCGCGCGACCTGGCCCGCGTCGGCGCGTTTGTGCGGCAGCTCAGCGCGGCGATCGCCGAGCGCTGA
- the trpB gene encoding tryptophan synthase subunit beta has product MTGPGQAQPQTGIDAQAGVTRPAGWFGNYGGRFVPETLVPALAELEAAYAAAQHDPVFAADMERYLRTFCGRPTPLYFARRLSDTLGGARIYLKREDLLHTGAHKINNAIGQVLLAHRMGKQRIIAETGAGQHGVATATAAAVFGLPCEVYMGTEDMARQALNVFRMRLLGARVLPVDNGSRTLKDAINEALRDWVTNVATTYYVIGSVVGPHPYPMLVRDLQSVIGREARLQMLAAEERLPDAVVACVGGGSNSMGTFYPFKDDAGVDLIGVEAAGSGVATGRHAATLVAGSPGVLHGAMSYVIQDSGGQVLPTHSISAGLDYPGVGPEHSYFKDTGRARYVAVTDAEALDGFHLLCRMEGIIPALESSHAIAYLRTLAPDLGRDKVILVCLSGRGDKDVDTVAKTMREELRT; this is encoded by the coding sequence ATGACAGGACCTGGGCAGGCGCAGCCCCAGACCGGCATCGACGCGCAGGCCGGCGTGACACGGCCGGCCGGGTGGTTCGGGAACTACGGCGGCCGGTTCGTGCCGGAGACGCTGGTCCCGGCGCTCGCCGAGCTTGAAGCGGCCTACGCCGCGGCGCAGCACGATCCGGTCTTCGCCGCCGACATGGAACGCTATCTCCGGACCTTCTGCGGACGCCCGACGCCGCTTTACTTCGCGCGCCGGCTGAGCGACACTCTCGGCGGCGCCCGGATCTACCTCAAGCGGGAAGATCTGCTCCACACCGGCGCGCACAAGATCAACAACGCGATCGGCCAGGTGCTGCTCGCGCACCGGATGGGGAAGCAGCGCATCATCGCCGAGACCGGCGCCGGGCAGCACGGCGTGGCGACGGCCACCGCGGCCGCCGTCTTCGGGCTGCCCTGCGAAGTCTACATGGGGACCGAAGACATGGCGCGCCAGGCCCTCAACGTGTTCCGGATGCGGCTCCTCGGCGCGCGCGTCCTGCCGGTCGACAACGGGAGCCGCACCCTGAAGGATGCGATCAACGAGGCGCTGCGGGACTGGGTGACCAACGTCGCGACCACGTATTACGTCATCGGCTCCGTCGTCGGGCCGCATCCGTACCCCATGCTGGTGCGCGACCTGCAGTCCGTGATCGGCCGGGAGGCCCGGCTCCAGATGCTGGCGGCCGAAGAGCGCCTCCCCGACGCGGTCGTCGCCTGCGTCGGCGGCGGCAGCAATTCGATGGGGACGTTCTATCCATTCAAGGACGACGCCGGTGTGGACCTCATCGGCGTCGAGGCCGCGGGTTCGGGCGTTGCGACCGGCCGGCATGCCGCCACGCTGGTCGCGGGCTCCCCCGGCGTGCTGCACGGGGCCATGAGCTACGTGATTCAAGACTCCGGCGGGCAGGTGCTGCCGACACACTCGATCTCCGCGGGCCTGGATTACCCCGGCGTCGGCCCCGAGCATTCGTACTTCAAGGACACCGGACGGGCCCGGTACGTGGCCGTGACGGACGCGGAAGCCCTCGACGGATTCCACCTGCTGTGCCGCATGGAGGGGATCATCCCGGCGCTCGAGTCGTCCCACGCGATCGCGTACTTGAGAACGCTCGCGCCCGACCTGGGCCGCGACAAGGTCATCCTGGTGTGTCTCAGCGGACGGGGCGACAAGGACGTGGACACGGTGGCGAAGACGATGCGGGAGGAACTCCGGACGTGA
- a CDS encoding phosphoribosylanthranilate isomerase, with protein sequence MIAVRVKICGVRRLAQALVAAEAGADAVGFNFWRPGRRYVPTEVARQIARALPPFVCKVGVFVDEDPDRVRDIAARVGLDALQLHGAESPEVCAGFDLPVIKGIKVRGPESVVGLGRYRVAGFLLDAHVPGEAGGTGRAFDWSLAARARDAGPIILSGGLTADNVQDAIRRVRPYAVDVATGVETDGEADPEKIRAFLARVQEWNSAQEVRG encoded by the coding sequence ATGATCGCGGTCCGCGTCAAGATCTGCGGCGTCCGCCGCCTCGCCCAGGCGCTCGTCGCGGCCGAGGCCGGCGCGGACGCGGTCGGGTTCAACTTCTGGCGGCCCGGTCGGCGGTACGTGCCGACGGAGGTCGCCCGGCAGATCGCGCGGGCGCTGCCGCCGTTCGTGTGCAAGGTCGGCGTGTTCGTCGACGAGGACCCCGATCGGGTGCGCGACATCGCCGCGCGCGTCGGCCTCGACGCGCTGCAGCTCCACGGCGCCGAATCCCCGGAGGTCTGCGCCGGCTTCGACCTGCCGGTGATCAAGGGGATCAAGGTGCGCGGGCCGGAGAGCGTCGTCGGCCTGGGGCGGTACCGCGTCGCCGGGTTTCTGCTCGACGCCCACGTTCCCGGCGAGGCCGGGGGCACGGGACGGGCGTTCGACTGGAGTCTTGCCGCGCGCGCGCGGGACGCGGGACCGATCATCCTCTCCGGCGGCCTGACCGCGGACAACGTCCAGGACGCGATCCGCCGGGTCCGGCCCTACGCCGTCGACGTCGCCACGGGCGTCGAGACGGACGGGGAGGCAGATCCGGAGAAGATTCGCGCGTTTCTCGCCCGCGTGCAGGAGTGGAACTCCGCGCAGGAGGTGCGGGGATGA